The following coding sequences are from one Portunus trituberculatus isolate SZX2019 unplaced genomic scaffold, ASM1759143v1 PGA_scaffold_204__15_contigs__length_355038, whole genome shotgun sequence window:
- the LOC123500339 gene encoding uncharacterized protein LOC123500339: MSYMGITAHFLEDDHIRSVLLDLKTLTPRETITELYIRVEGIVAKLESMKPTASHPSLQLHDAAVRKENRVVPVNAVTVNAVTTDHTMYRPQNVRNIHCQSLDGHGAGVSLVSRDVVDKLRKKHITPTNKVIRNASGDEMLTSGKTKLTLTIGGKIYTHDFVISEDRALPSQIIIGFDFMKRYNVNLNTKPLQLYIEGRRIVIVEIPMMHAIMITERSEKEAVTNESKDNPSYKCSVAQTSILQGVRVSYVTLETKLVDSDIAIFEPVKGVIGSQFLCPGLVKLENDMEKKKSRFVVRYINFSSEHVPLEPGKTLGYLQSCQSEVLPSGSDEYTVNGVTEENETDKMKAFSEIINHMYPEGTRKNQILKELVVKYSSVFASDDDIPSISPFFYHTIQLQSRPTSKKPYPIPACFYDKTVGLCMGYVQAWDVPQSSPPQQGMSFSQDHQLLVTGQAYVVPFLLKLEDIYEPIKKAINITQNIIYNLDKIAGDDLIINQNMIYNLDEIEGDDFILFTSLISQHILAFQERLKNLHASMQDFLMHIVANDIPQPRRKKGEQ; the protein is encoded by the exons atGTCATATATGGGTATCACAGCTCACTTTCTTGAGGATGATCATATAAGAAGTGTGCTGTTAGATCTCAAGACTTTGACA CCCAGAGAAACCATAACAGAGCTCTATATCAGAGTAGAAGGGATTGTGGCAAAATTAGAAAGCATGAAACCCACAG CGTCACACCCCAGCCTTCAGCTACACGACGCTGCAGTACGCAAAGAAAATAGGGTTGTCCCAGTAAACGCAGTGACAGTGAATGCTGTTACTACAGATCACACGATGTATCGCCCTCAGAATGTCAGAAATATACATTGTCAGAG CCTTGATGGACACGGGGCAGGGGTATCTCTTGTATCGCGTGACGTTGTAGACAAACTTAGAAAGAAACACATTACTCCAACAAATAAGGTAATTCGCAATGCGAGTGGAGATGAAATGTTGACTTCAGGAAAGACTAAGCTAACTTTGACAATTGGAGGTAAGATATACACACATGATTTTGTGATCAGTGAAGATAGAGCCTTGCCATCACAGATAATAATAGGTTTTGACTTTATGAAAAGATATAATGTGAATCTAAATACCAAACCTCTGCAATTAtatattgaaggaaggagaattgtTATTGTAGAAATACCCATGATGCATGCCATCATGATAActgagagaagtgaaaaggaagcaGTAACAAATGAATCAAAGGATAATCCCAGTTATAAATGCTCAGTAGCTCAGACATCAATATTACAAGGAGTACGAGTGAGTTATGTGACCTTAGAAACAAAGTTAGTGGATAGTGATATCGCTATATTCGAGCCAGTTAAAGGAGTTATAGGGTCTcagtttttatgtccaggtttagtgaaattagaaaatgacatggagaagaagaaatctaGGTTTGTGGTGAGGTATATAAATTTCTCGAGTGAACATGTGCCGTTAGAGCCAGGGAAAACATTAGGCTACTTACAGTCATGTCAGAGTGAGGTTCTGCCAAGCGGGAGTGATGAATATACAGTGAATGGTgtgacagaagaaaatgaaacagacaAAATGAAGGCCTTTTCAGAAATCATTAATCACATGTATCCTgagggaacaaggaaaaatcaaatattgaaagaattagTTGTTAAATACTCCTCTGTCTTTGCTAGTGATGACGACATTCCAAGTATATCACCCTTTTTCTACCACACCATTCAGTTACAGTCCAGACCTACGTCCAAGAAACCTTATCCCATCCCAGCTTGTTTTTATGATAAG ACTGTGGGGCTATGCATGGGATACGTTCAAGCCTGGGATGTACCCCAAAGCTCACCTCCTCAACAAGGGATGAGTTTCTCCCAAGACCATCAACTACTTGTAACTGGACAAGCTTATGTGGTGCCTTTTTTGTTGAAATTGGAGGATATCTATGAGCCAATTAAAAAAGCCATCAATATCACTcagaatataatatataatttagATAAAATTGCAGGAGATGATCTTATCATCAATCAGAATATGATATATAATTTAGATGAAATTGAGGGAGATGATTTTATCTTGTTTACCTCTTTGATTTCTCAGCATATCCTGGCTTttcaagaaagattaaaaaatttgCATGCTTCAATGCAGGATTTCCTAATGCATATTGTGGCCAATGACATTCCTCaacctagaaggaaaaaaggggagcaATAA